One region of Pseudomonas glycinae genomic DNA includes:
- a CDS encoding 3-deoxy-7-phosphoheptulonate synthase — MADLPINDLNVASNETLITPDQLKRDIPLSDAALRTVTKGREVIRNILDGTDHRLFVVIGPCSIHDIKAAHEYADRLKVLAAEVSDTLYLVMRVYFEKPRTTVGWKGLINDPYLDDSFKIQDGLHIGRQLLLDLAEKGLPTATEALDPISPQYLQDLISWSAIGARTTESQTHREMASGLSSAVGFKNGTDGGLTVAINALQSVSSPHRFLGINQEGGVSIVTTKGNAYGHVVLRGGNGKPNYDSVSVALCEQALNKAKIKPNIMVDCSHANSNKDPALQPLVMENVANQILEGNQSIIGLMVESHLNWGCQAIPKDLADLQYGVSITDACIDWSATENTLRSMHAKLKDVLPKRQRS, encoded by the coding sequence ATGGCTGATTTACCGATCAACGACCTGAACGTCGCTTCCAACGAGACCCTGATCACTCCCGATCAGCTCAAGCGTGATATCCCTCTGAGCGACGCGGCCCTGCGCACCGTCACCAAGGGTCGCGAGGTCATCCGCAACATTCTCGATGGCACCGACCATCGTCTGTTCGTGGTGATCGGCCCCTGCTCGATCCACGACATCAAGGCTGCCCATGAATATGCCGATCGCCTGAAGGTGCTGGCGGCAGAAGTCTCGGACACCCTGTATCTGGTCATGCGCGTGTATTTCGAAAAGCCACGGACCACCGTCGGCTGGAAAGGCCTGATCAACGACCCGTACCTGGATGACTCGTTCAAGATCCAGGACGGTCTGCACATCGGTCGCCAGTTGCTGCTGGACCTGGCCGAGAAAGGCTTGCCGACCGCCACCGAAGCCCTCGACCCGATCTCCCCGCAGTATCTGCAGGACCTGATCAGCTGGTCGGCCATCGGCGCACGGACCACCGAATCCCAGACCCACCGCGAGATGGCTTCCGGCCTGTCCTCGGCGGTCGGCTTCAAGAACGGCACCGACGGCGGCCTGACCGTGGCGATCAACGCCTTGCAGTCGGTTTCCAGCCCGCACCGTTTCCTGGGCATCAACCAGGAAGGGGGCGTTTCGATCGTCACCACCAAGGGCAACGCCTACGGCCACGTGGTGCTGCGCGGCGGCAACGGCAAGCCGAACTACGATTCGGTGAGCGTCGCCTTGTGTGAGCAGGCGCTGAACAAGGCGAAGATCAAGCCGAACATCATGGTCGATTGCAGCCACGCCAACTCCAACAAGGATCCGGCCCTGCAACCGCTGGTGATGGAGAACGTTGCCAACCAGATCCTCGAAGGCAACCAGTCGATTATCGGCCTGATGGTCGAAAGTCACCTGAACTGGGGCTGCCAGGCCATCCCGAAAGACCTCGCCGACCTGCAATACGGCGTGTCGATCACCGATGCCTGCATCGACTGGTCCGCTACCGAAAACACCTTGCGCAGCATGCACGCCAAGCTCAAGGATGTTCTGCCGAAACGTCAGCGCAGTTGA
- a CDS encoding GNAT family N-acetyltransferase, which yields MSEALSIHHDQAGHQFETNVDGHRAYLTYMDLGKQTLDIYRTFVPNALRGRGIAAALTERALQYADEMGYTVIPSCSYVERYMERHQRRTAKI from the coding sequence ATGAGCGAGGCGTTGTCCATCCACCATGACCAGGCTGGTCATCAGTTCGAGACCAATGTGGACGGTCATCGTGCCTACCTGACCTATATGGATCTGGGGAAACAGACCCTGGATATCTATCGCACCTTCGTGCCCAACGCCTTGCGTGGCCGAGGCATCGCGGCAGCCCTGACCGAACGGGCGTTGCAGTACGCTGACGAAATGGGCTACACGGTCATTCCATCGTGCTCCTACGTGGAGCGCTACATGGAGCGTCATCAGCGGCGCACCGCCAAGATCTGA
- the oprI gene encoding outer membrane lipoprotei OprI, giving the protein MNNVLKFSALALAAVLATGCSSASKETEARLTATEDAAARAQARADEAYRKADEALAAAQKAQQTADEANERALRMLEKASRK; this is encoded by the coding sequence ATGAACAACGTTCTGAAATTCTCTGCTCTGGCTCTGGCCGCAGTTCTGGCTACCGGTTGCAGCAGCGCATCGAAAGAAACCGAAGCACGTCTGACCGCTACTGAAGACGCAGCTGCTCGCGCCCAGGCTCGTGCAGACGAAGCTTACCGTAAAGCTGATGAAGCTCTGGCTGCTGCTCAAAAAGCACAACAGACTGCTGACGAAGCTAACGAGCGTGCTCTGCGCATGCTGGAAAAAGCTAGCCGCAAGTAA
- a CDS encoding L,D-transpeptidase family protein, whose protein sequence is MLPRFPAVTRCLSLAALCVAGPVAALEFPLPPPGEDIIGQVQVIKAKYEDTFADLGTTYDLGYSEMVAANPGVDAWLPGAGTEIVLPTRFILPPGPREGIVINLAEYRLYYYPKGRNVVYTFPLGIGREGWGSPIAHTTITAKTPNPTWTPPASIKAEHAADGDPLPNVVPAGPDNPLGPFKFTLGTPGYLIHGSNKKFGIGMRTSHGCFRMFNNNVLEMASMVPVGTSVRILNDAYKFGRSGGKIYLEAHTPIDDKGNPSVVDKHTAVINAMLKREDITNNLRMNWDVVRDVVAAEDGLPTEIGTPNTSAPMVSSAPIDLQQ, encoded by the coding sequence ATGTTGCCGCGTTTTCCTGCCGTCACCCGCTGCCTGTCTCTTGCCGCCCTCTGTGTGGCCGGTCCCGTTGCCGCACTGGAGTTTCCCCTGCCTCCGCCGGGTGAGGACATCATCGGCCAGGTGCAAGTGATCAAGGCCAAGTACGAAGATACCTTTGCCGATCTGGGCACCACCTACGATCTGGGTTATTCGGAAATGGTCGCGGCCAACCCGGGCGTCGATGCCTGGTTGCCGGGCGCCGGCACCGAAATCGTTCTGCCGACCCGCTTCATTCTGCCGCCGGGCCCGCGTGAAGGCATCGTGATCAACCTGGCTGAATATCGCCTCTACTACTACCCGAAAGGCCGGAACGTGGTGTACACCTTCCCGCTGGGTATCGGTCGCGAAGGCTGGGGCTCGCCGATCGCCCACACCACGATCACCGCGAAGACGCCGAATCCTACCTGGACGCCGCCAGCTTCGATCAAGGCTGAACACGCTGCCGATGGCGATCCGCTGCCGAACGTGGTGCCGGCCGGTCCGGACAACCCGCTGGGGCCGTTCAAGTTCACCCTGGGCACGCCGGGCTACCTGATCCACGGCTCGAACAAGAAGTTCGGTATCGGCATGCGCACCAGTCACGGTTGCTTCCGCATGTTCAACAACAACGTGCTGGAAATGGCCAGCATGGTTCCGGTGGGGACTTCGGTACGGATTCTCAACGACGCCTACAAGTTCGGTCGCAGTGGCGGCAAGATCTACCTGGAGGCGCACACGCCGATCGATGACAAGGGCAACCCGTCGGTGGTCGACAAGCACACCGCCGTGATCAACGCGATGCTCAAGCGTGAAGACATCACCAACAACCTGCGTATGAACTGGGATGTGGTGCGTGATGTGGTGGCGGCCGAAGATGGCCTGCCAACCGAAATCGGCACGCCGAATACTTCGGCACCGATGGTCTCCAGCGCACCGATCGACCTGCAGCAATAA
- a CDS encoding arylesterase, translating into MRVWFLSAGLALMCMAQNAAAGTVLIVGDSISAGFGLDTRLGWVSLLEQRLKSEGFDDKVVNASISGDTSAGGQARLPALLAEHKPELVILELGGNDGLRGMPPTQLQQNLASMIDSSRQSGAKVLLLGMQLPPNYGKRYTDAFAEVYGKLAEEKKIPLVPFFLDGVGGHPDLMQADGLHPAAGAQGKLLENVWPTLKPLL; encoded by the coding sequence ATGCGTGTGTGGTTTTTGAGTGCTGGCCTGGCCTTGATGTGCATGGCCCAGAACGCAGCGGCGGGTACAGTCCTGATCGTTGGCGATAGTATCAGCGCCGGTTTCGGACTGGATACCCGGCTGGGGTGGGTGTCGTTGCTCGAACAGCGGCTCAAGAGCGAAGGTTTTGACGACAAAGTGGTCAATGCGTCCATCAGCGGTGACACCAGTGCCGGGGGCCAGGCGCGGCTGCCGGCGCTGCTTGCAGAGCACAAGCCGGAACTGGTGATCCTCGAATTGGGCGGCAACGATGGCCTGCGCGGAATGCCGCCGACGCAATTGCAACAAAATCTTGCTTCGATGATCGACAGCTCCCGTCAAAGCGGTGCCAAGGTGCTGCTGCTCGGCATGCAGTTACCACCCAATTACGGCAAGCGCTACACCGATGCCTTCGCCGAGGTCTACGGCAAGCTCGCCGAGGAGAAAAAAATCCCGTTGGTGCCGTTTTTCCTCGACGGCGTGGGCGGGCATCCGGACTTGATGCAGGCCGACGGTCTGCACCCGGCGGCCGGGGCTCAGGGCAAGTTGCTGGAAAATGTCTGGCCGACGCTAAAACCGCTGTTATGA
- a CDS encoding ABC transporter ATP-binding protein, producing the protein MGASILTAKNLSKVVPSAEGELTILHELSLELNKGDSLAIVGASGSGKSTLLGLLAGLDLPSSGEVTLAGQGLSHLDEDQRARIRAEHVGFVFQSFQLLDSLNALENVMLPLELDGRKDARSRATELLQRVGLGQRLTHSPRQLSGGEQQRVAIARAFAAEPDVLFADEPTGNLDSHTGERISDLLFELNKERGTTLVLVTHDERLAHRCRRLIRLEAGLLVAPLEP; encoded by the coding sequence ATGGGCGCAAGCATTCTCACCGCGAAGAACCTTAGCAAAGTGGTTCCCAGCGCGGAAGGTGAACTGACCATCCTGCACGAACTCAGCCTGGAACTGAACAAGGGCGACAGCCTGGCCATCGTCGGCGCGTCCGGTTCCGGCAAATCCACCCTGCTCGGCCTGCTCGCCGGCCTCGATCTGCCAAGCAGCGGCGAAGTGACGCTCGCCGGGCAAGGACTGAGCCATCTCGACGAAGACCAGCGCGCGCGCATTCGCGCCGAACACGTGGGTTTCGTCTTTCAATCTTTCCAGCTGCTCGACAGTCTCAACGCGCTGGAAAACGTCATGCTGCCGCTGGAGCTCGACGGCCGCAAAGACGCCCGAAGCCGCGCCACTGAGTTACTGCAACGGGTCGGCCTCGGCCAGCGCCTGACTCACTCGCCGCGCCAGCTCTCCGGCGGCGAACAACAGCGTGTCGCCATTGCCCGGGCCTTTGCTGCCGAGCCGGACGTGCTGTTCGCCGACGAACCCACCGGCAACCTCGACAGCCACACCGGCGAGCGCATCAGTGACTTGCTGTTCGAATTGAACAAGGAACGCGGCACCACCCTGGTGCTGGTGACCCACGACGAACGCCTGGCCCATCGTTGCCGGCGTCTGATCCGTCTTGAAGCCGGCCTGTTGGTCGCCCCTCTGGAGCCTTGA
- a CDS encoding ABC transporter permease: MARLPLLRLFSLALRQLMRDARAGELRVLFFALVVAVAASTAIGYFGARLNGAMMLRATEFLGADLSLEGSSPARPEQIRSGTELRLDHAQVVEFSSVIATDNGIQLSSIKAVDRAYPLRGELKSAPAPYATEQTGGEPQPGEAWVEARLLTALDLKIGDSIDVGMKTLKLTRVLTYEPDRAGNFYSLTPRVLINLDDLAATGVVQPGSRVSYRELWRGEPQALETYRQLIKPGLAANQRIQDARDGNRQIGGALGKAERYLNMASLVAVLLAGVAVALSANRFASRRFDASALLRCLGLSRRETLVLFSLQLTVLGLLASLSGALLGWLAQLGLFALLHDLLPTDVPPGGLLPALAGIGTGLVALAGFALPPLAALGRVPPLRVLRRDMLPIPSSTWMVYGAALGALGLIMWRLSLDLLLTFALLGGGVVAALVLGGLLLLLLQSLRRLLARASLPWRLGLGQLLRHPLAAAGQSLAFGLILLSMALIALLRGELLDTWQNQLPKNAPNYFALNILPADKQAFTDHLINVSAQAAPLYPVVPGRLISINGEAVQQIVSKDSAGDRAIQRDLSLTWAADLPAGNKITAGSWWTGQPSDDIPGVSVEGKVAESLKLKLGDHMIFSVGGVNREAKVTSLREINWDNFQPNFFMIFQPGTLKDLPATYLTSFYLAPGHDQQIVELSRAFPAVTILQVEALLEQLRSILAQVTLAVEYVLLFVLAAGMAVLFSGLQATLDERIRQGALLRALGAERQLLIKARRIEFGLLGAVSGLLAAIGSEVVSLVLYRFAFDLPWHPHPWLLLLPLIGAALIGGAGVFGTRRALNASPLTVLREG; encoded by the coding sequence ATGGCACGTCTGCCGCTGTTGCGTCTGTTCAGTCTCGCCCTGCGCCAACTGATGCGCGATGCCCGCGCCGGTGAACTGCGGGTGCTGTTTTTCGCCTTGGTCGTGGCGGTCGCGGCGAGTACCGCGATCGGCTATTTCGGTGCCCGCCTCAACGGCGCGATGATGCTGCGTGCCACCGAGTTTTTAGGCGCCGACCTGTCGCTCGAAGGCAGCTCGCCGGCCCGCCCGGAACAGATCCGGAGCGGCACCGAGCTGCGTCTGGATCATGCGCAGGTGGTGGAGTTTTCCAGCGTCATCGCCACGGACAACGGCATTCAGCTCTCCAGCATCAAAGCGGTCGACCGCGCCTACCCGCTGCGCGGCGAACTGAAAAGCGCCCCCGCCCCCTACGCGACAGAGCAAACCGGTGGTGAGCCGCAGCCCGGTGAAGCCTGGGTCGAAGCACGCCTGCTGACGGCGCTGGACCTGAAGATCGGCGACAGCATCGACGTCGGCATGAAGACGTTGAAACTGACGCGAGTACTCACCTACGAGCCCGATCGCGCCGGTAATTTCTACAGCCTGACGCCACGGGTGCTGATCAACCTCGACGACCTCGCCGCCACCGGCGTGGTGCAACCCGGCAGCCGGGTGAGCTACCGCGAACTGTGGCGCGGCGAGCCGCAAGCGCTGGAAACCTATCGCCAACTGATCAAACCGGGCCTTGCCGCCAACCAGCGGATTCAGGATGCCCGCGACGGCAACCGGCAGATCGGCGGTGCACTGGGCAAGGCCGAACGCTATCTGAACATGGCCAGTCTGGTCGCCGTGCTTCTGGCCGGGGTGGCGGTGGCGTTGTCGGCCAACCGCTTCGCCAGCCGGCGTTTCGATGCCAGCGCACTGCTGCGCTGCCTGGGTTTGTCGCGCCGGGAGACCCTGGTGCTGTTCAGTCTGCAACTGACGGTGCTCGGCCTGCTCGCCAGCCTCAGCGGTGCCCTGCTCGGCTGGCTCGCGCAATTGGGATTGTTCGCGCTGCTGCATGATCTGCTGCCGACCGACGTACCGCCGGGTGGCTTGCTGCCGGCGCTGGCCGGAATCGGTACCGGGCTGGTGGCGCTGGCCGGTTTCGCCCTGCCACCGCTCGCCGCACTGGGCCGCGTGCCGCCGTTGCGGGTCTTGCGCCGGGACATGCTGCCGATTCCATCGAGTACCTGGATGGTCTATGGCGCAGCACTCGGTGCGCTTGGGCTGATCATGTGGCGCCTGAGTCTGGACCTGCTGCTGACGTTCGCCCTGCTCGGCGGCGGTGTGGTCGCCGCGCTGGTGCTCGGCGGCTTGCTGCTGTTGCTGCTGCAAAGCCTGCGTCGTCTGCTGGCGCGCGCGTCATTGCCCTGGCGTCTCGGGTTGGGTCAGTTGTTGCGTCATCCTTTGGCGGCCGCCGGCCAGTCATTGGCCTTCGGGCTGATTCTGCTGTCGATGGCGTTGATCGCCTTGCTGCGTGGCGAACTGCTCGACACCTGGCAAAACCAGCTGCCGAAAAACGCGCCGAACTACTTCGCCCTGAACATCCTGCCGGCCGACAAACAGGCCTTCACCGATCACCTGATCAATGTCTCGGCCCAGGCCGCGCCGTTGTATCCGGTGGTGCCGGGACGGCTGATCAGCATCAATGGCGAAGCGGTGCAGCAGATCGTCAGCAAGGACTCGGCCGGCGACCGCGCCATCCAGCGTGACCTGAGCCTGACATGGGCGGCCGACCTGCCGGCGGGCAACAAGATCACTGCCGGTTCGTGGTGGACCGGCCAACCTTCGGATGACATCCCGGGCGTTTCGGTGGAAGGCAAGGTGGCCGAGAGTCTCAAGCTCAAGCTGGGCGATCACATGATATTCAGCGTGGGCGGGGTCAATCGCGAAGCCAAGGTCACCAGCCTGCGGGAGATCAACTGGGACAACTTCCAGCCGAACTTCTTCATGATCTTCCAGCCCGGCACCCTGAAGGATCTGCCAGCCACCTACCTGACCAGTTTCTATCTGGCGCCCGGTCACGATCAGCAGATTGTCGAGCTGTCGCGAGCGTTCCCGGCGGTGACCATCCTGCAGGTCGAAGCCTTGCTCGAACAGCTGCGCAGCATCCTCGCCCAGGTCACCCTGGCGGTGGAGTATGTGTTGTTGTTTGTGTTGGCGGCGGGGATGGCGGTGCTGTTTTCCGGGTTGCAGGCCACGCTGGATGAACGCATTCGCCAGGGCGCGCTGTTGCGTGCGCTGGGGGCCGAGCGGCAGTTGCTGATCAAGGCACGACGGATCGAGTTCGGCTTGCTCGGCGCGGTCAGCGGATTGCTCGCGGCGATCGGTTCGGAAGTGGTGAGTCTGGTGCTGTATCGCTTCGCCTTCGACCTGCCATGGCACCCCCATCCGTGGTTGCTGCTGTTGCCGTTGATCGGCGCGGCGCTGATTGGTGGTGCCGGTGTGTTCGGCACGCGGCGTGCGCTCAACGCCAGCCCGCTGACAGTGTTGCGCGAGGGTTGA
- the greB gene encoding transcription elongation factor GreB gives MSRYRPPRTAGTALITPEGEARMRAELHELWHVRRPQVTQSVSEAAAQGDRSENAEYTYGKKMLREIDSRVRFLTKRLEALKVVSEKPSDPNKVYFGAWVTIEDEDGKQSRYRIVGPDELDLKLGLISIDSPLARALIGKALDAEVRVQTPTGEQFVYIVAIEYP, from the coding sequence ATGAGCCGTTATCGTCCTCCCCGCACCGCCGGTACCGCGCTGATCACCCCCGAAGGTGAAGCGCGGATGCGTGCCGAACTTCATGAACTGTGGCATGTGCGCCGACCGCAGGTGACGCAATCGGTCAGCGAAGCGGCGGCTCAGGGTGATCGTTCGGAAAATGCCGAGTACACCTACGGCAAAAAGATGCTGCGCGAGATCGACAGCCGCGTGCGCTTTCTCACCAAACGCCTTGAGGCGTTGAAAGTGGTCAGCGAAAAACCCAGTGATCCGAACAAGGTCTATTTCGGCGCGTGGGTGACCATCGAAGACGAGGACGGCAAACAGTCGCGCTATCGCATCGTCGGCCCGGACGAACTGGACCTGAAACTCGGTCTGATCAGCATCGACTCGCCACTGGCCCGCGCCCTGATCGGCAAGGCGCTGGATGCTGAAGTGCGGGTACAGACGCCGACCGGCGAACAGTTCGTCTACATCGTGGCGATCGAGTATCCCTGA
- a CDS encoding DoxX family protein, with amino-acid sequence MSSLINKVLFTRAGYGLTILRIAVGVIFAAHGSQKLFGLFGGYGLAGTAQYMESIGLTPGYLMATLAGGTEFFAGLALIIGLLVRPAALGLTFLSLVAIFTVHISNGLFMANNGYEFALALLGGSLAVLIEGAGKLSVDRAIAG; translated from the coding sequence ATGAGCTCTCTGATCAACAAGGTTCTGTTCACCCGCGCCGGCTACGGTCTGACCATTCTGCGCATTGCCGTCGGCGTGATCTTCGCCGCCCACGGCTCGCAGAAACTTTTCGGCCTGTTCGGTGGCTATGGCCTGGCCGGCACCGCGCAATACATGGAAAGCATCGGCCTGACCCCGGGTTACCTGATGGCCACCCTGGCCGGCGGTACCGAGTTCTTCGCCGGTCTGGCACTGATCATCGGCCTGCTGGTTCGCCCGGCGGCACTGGGTCTGACCTTCCTGTCGCTGGTGGCGATCTTCACCGTACACATCAGCAACGGTCTGTTCATGGCCAACAACGGTTACGAGTTCGCCCTGGCCCTGCTCGGTGGCAGCCTCGCGGTGCTGATCGAAGGTGCCGGCAAGCTCTCGGTGGATCGCGCCATCGCCGGTTGA
- a CDS encoding transglycosylase SLT domain-containing protein: MVRPSVLLLLCGSLLLPMTAVARLPGPLQAVPAAKVRDLTEIRSSRVLRVLVNQSRNSSGEVQGQAIGIEYHRLRAFEQYLNGHARDGQEITLKIIPKAKDQLLGALQRGEGDLVAPGELLELQPGHAVASSEPIASNVPLVLVGIKGEKRYTKVEQLAGKTLALPTGSAAGEAVSQLNQKLALHKLAPIKIEWVDPTLAVEDVLEMVQGGIFHLTIVEQPIAERWGKILPKLRFDRQVMISEPGEEYWFVRRDASMLRASIDRFLIGYKKPSNEDAAFLRIYRRLYQVHYPLAKADRQRLEKLRPTLQKHAEAQNMDWLNLAALAFKESALQPGARSGSGPTGLMQITPSAAQRVGVNNIQNLDANVQAGAKYLAMIRRKFFNSPKLNERERMAFTLAAYNIGPERVQGMRAEARRRGLNPNQWFFQVERIAMEQVGMGAVSYVNSVNKYYLAFDRERESLEPGGQKVVSRK, encoded by the coding sequence ATGGTTCGTCCCTCGGTTTTGCTCCTGCTGTGTGGTTCGCTGCTGCTGCCGATGACGGCGGTCGCGCGGCTGCCCGGACCGCTGCAAGCCGTGCCGGCGGCCAAGGTTCGCGACCTGACCGAAATCCGCAGCAGCCGCGTGCTGCGAGTGCTGGTCAACCAGAGCCGCAACAGCTCCGGCGAAGTCCAGGGCCAGGCCATCGGCATCGAATACCACCGGCTGCGCGCCTTCGAGCAATACCTCAATGGCCACGCCCGCGACGGCCAGGAAATCACCCTCAAGATCATCCCCAAAGCCAAGGATCAATTGCTCGGCGCGCTGCAGCGTGGCGAAGGCGATCTTGTGGCGCCGGGCGAACTGCTCGAGCTGCAACCGGGCCACGCGGTTGCCAGCAGCGAGCCGATCGCCAGCAACGTGCCGCTGGTGCTGGTCGGCATCAAGGGTGAAAAGCGCTACACCAAGGTCGAGCAACTGGCCGGCAAAACCCTGGCATTGCCCACCGGCAGTGCGGCGGGGGAGGCGGTCAGCCAGCTCAACCAGAAACTGGCGCTGCACAAACTGGCGCCGATCAAGATCGAATGGGTCGATCCGACGCTGGCGGTCGAGGATGTGCTGGAAATGGTTCAGGGCGGGATCTTCCACCTGACCATCGTCGAGCAACCGATTGCCGAGCGGTGGGGCAAGATCCTGCCCAAGCTGCGTTTCGACCGTCAGGTGATGATCAGCGAACCGGGCGAGGAATACTGGTTCGTGCGCCGTGATGCGTCGATGTTGCGGGCCAGCATCGACCGCTTCCTGATCGGCTACAAAAAGCCGTCGAACGAAGATGCAGCGTTTCTGCGGATCTACCGCCGTCTCTATCAAGTGCACTATCCGTTGGCCAAGGCTGACCGTCAGCGTCTGGAAAAACTGCGCCCGACCCTGCAGAAACACGCCGAAGCGCAAAACATGGACTGGCTCAACCTGGCGGCGCTGGCGTTCAAGGAGTCAGCACTGCAACCCGGCGCGCGCAGTGGCAGCGGCCCGACCGGGCTGATGCAGATCACCCCGTCGGCGGCACAGCGAGTCGGCGTCAACAATATCCAGAATCTCGATGCGAATGTGCAGGCCGGGGCCAAGTACCTGGCGATGATCCGCCGCAAGTTCTTCAACAGCCCCAAGCTCAACGAGCGTGAACGCATGGCGTTCACCCTGGCCGCTTACAACATCGGCCCGGAGCGGGTGCAGGGCATGCGTGCCGAGGCGCGGCGTCGCGGCCTGAATCCCAACCAGTGGTTCTTTCAGGTCGAGCGCATCGCCATGGAGCAGGTGGGAATGGGCGCCGTCAGCTATGTTAATAGCGTGAACAAGTATTACTTGGCGTTCGACCGGGAGCGGGAGTCGTTGGAGCCCGGGGGGCAGAAAGTTGTCTCACGTAAATGA
- a CDS encoding TatD family hydrolase, producing MQLIDIGVNLTNPSFADKHQAVLDRAYAAGVCQLVLTGTSVEGSEQALELCQQLDPDGQRLFATAGIHPHSASDWNADSARRLRSLLQESNVVAVGECGLDFNRDFSPRPQQEKVLEEHLALAAELQLPVFLHERDASQRLLEILRDFRDQLPAAVVHCFTGEQKALFSYLDLDLHIGITGWICDERRGTHLHPLVKEIKRGRLMLESDAPYLLPRTLRPKPKNGRNEPAYLTEVLREVALHRGETEADLATHTTACARAFYGLPDLP from the coding sequence ATGCAACTCATCGATATCGGCGTCAACCTGACCAACCCCAGTTTCGCCGACAAACACCAGGCCGTGCTCGATCGCGCCTACGCTGCCGGGGTCTGCCAACTGGTGCTGACCGGCACCAGCGTCGAGGGCAGCGAACAGGCGCTGGAACTGTGCCAGCAACTGGATCCGGACGGCCAGCGACTGTTTGCCACCGCCGGCATTCACCCGCATTCGGCCAGTGACTGGAACGCCGACAGCGCGCGGCGTCTGCGCAGCCTGCTGCAGGAGTCGAACGTGGTGGCGGTGGGTGAATGCGGACTGGATTTCAACCGTGATTTTTCGCCGCGCCCGCAGCAGGAAAAAGTCCTCGAAGAGCATCTGGCGCTGGCTGCCGAACTGCAACTGCCGGTGTTCCTGCATGAACGTGATGCAAGCCAGCGCCTGCTGGAAATCCTCCGTGACTTCCGCGATCAGTTGCCGGCCGCCGTGGTGCATTGCTTTACCGGCGAACAGAAAGCGCTGTTCAGTTACCTCGACCTGGACCTGCACATCGGCATCACCGGCTGGATCTGCGACGAGCGTCGCGGCACCCATTTGCATCCGCTGGTGAAGGAGATCAAGCGCGGTCGCCTGATGCTCGAAAGCGATGCGCCGTATCTGCTGCCGCGCACACTGCGGCCAAAGCCGAAAAACGGGCGCAACGAACCGGCATATCTGACCGAAGTGCTGCGTGAAGTGGCGTTGCATCGAGGCGAGACCGAAGCAGACCTGGCCACCCACACAACCGCGTGCGCACGGGCGTTCTACGGTTTACCTGACCTGCCCTGA